A region of Solibacillus isronensis DNA encodes the following proteins:
- a CDS encoding ABC transporter substrate-binding protein has protein sequence MKKIWLLLVVLSVSLGALAACSKNDSRSTASANGQDRVIQYQSTPGNIIFPELAEALGYLGDLELEKVSDMVGGPESIQLTATGEIDFGSAFNGAIIKSYAQGIKIKSVVGSYGSDENTFIGYYTLDDSGIKTAKDLIGKKIGMNTLGAHSEFAVKQFLRDGGLTEDEIQGVQLVVVPGASAEQILRAGQIDVVALSGIGKERALETGGIYPVFKDTDLFGEFTAGEFFFTEKYIEENPDTVKTFVEGVSKAIEWARTTPREEVIAKFEEIVSAREGSETTENLKYWQSTGIAEEGGQIAEKEFQIWIDWLVENGDLPKGQVKLENLFTNEYNPYAK, from the coding sequence ATGAAAAAGATTTGGTTGTTATTAGTCGTATTAAGTGTAAGTCTGGGAGCTTTAGCAGCGTGCTCAAAAAATGATTCACGGAGTACAGCAAGCGCAAATGGTCAAGATCGAGTTATACAATATCAAAGCACACCAGGAAATATAATATTCCCTGAATTAGCGGAGGCCCTTGGTTATCTGGGGGATTTAGAGCTGGAAAAAGTAAGTGATATGGTCGGCGGTCCAGAAAGTATTCAACTAACAGCAACAGGCGAAATAGATTTCGGTTCAGCATTTAACGGTGCCATTATTAAATCCTATGCACAAGGTATAAAGATTAAATCTGTTGTAGGCTCTTACGGAAGTGATGAAAATACATTTATCGGCTATTACACATTGGACGACAGTGGCATTAAAACAGCGAAAGATTTAATCGGCAAGAAAATCGGAATGAACACATTAGGAGCGCACTCTGAGTTTGCAGTAAAACAATTTTTACGTGATGGCGGTTTAACAGAAGATGAAATTCAAGGGGTTCAATTAGTCGTTGTACCAGGCGCAAGTGCAGAGCAAATTTTACGGGCTGGTCAAATCGATGTTGTAGCACTTAGTGGTATCGGGAAAGAACGCGCTTTAGAAACTGGCGGCATTTATCCGGTATTTAAAGATACCGATTTATTTGGTGAATTTACAGCAGGCGAATTCTTTTTTACTGAAAAGTATATTGAAGAAAATCCTGACACAGTTAAAACATTTGTAGAAGGAGTTTCGAAAGCAATTGAATGGGCTAGAACAACACCCCGTGAAGAAGTCATTGCAAAATTTGAGGAAATTGTTTCTGCACGTGAAGGTAGTGAAACAACGGAAAATTTAAAATACTGGCAAAGCACAGGGATTGCTGAAGAAGGTGGACAAATTGCAGAAAAGGAATTCCAAATCTGGATTGACTGGTTAGTGGAGAATGGTGATTTACCAAAGGGTCAAGTGAAGTTAGAGAATCTATTCACAAATGAATACAATCCATATGCCAAATAA
- a CDS encoding ABC transporter permease — translation MVTLNKPTQIEEPNKRHRASGKSLSIIIKAFKKSIVLILFVLLWELAPQLDFVDKTFLPPFSEVILAWWDLFITGEIWRHFEASILRSLFGFALALVIAIPLGLLIGWYPLARELLTPILELFRNTAALALLPVFILLLGIGEVSKISIVLYACTWPVLLNTISAVKNVDPLLIKSAFSMNISSFKLFYKVILPASVPTIFTGIRMAGTGAILVLIAAEMIGAKAGLGYFITYSQYNFLIAEMYAGIITIALLGLLINYGLSGAERYFSRWKQ, via the coding sequence ATGGTAACACTAAATAAACCGACGCAAATCGAAGAACCGAATAAACGACATAGGGCTTCCGGAAAATCACTTTCAATCATAATAAAAGCCTTTAAGAAATCAATCGTACTTATTTTGTTTGTATTATTATGGGAGCTGGCCCCACAGCTAGATTTTGTAGACAAGACGTTTTTACCGCCATTTTCCGAGGTCATTCTTGCATGGTGGGACCTATTTATAACAGGAGAAATATGGAGACATTTTGAGGCGAGTATTTTACGCTCACTTTTTGGCTTTGCATTAGCATTAGTCATAGCGATACCATTAGGTCTGCTAATTGGATGGTATCCGTTAGCAAGAGAGTTACTAACACCAATCTTGGAGCTATTCCGTAACACAGCAGCATTAGCGCTGTTACCGGTATTTATTTTACTGTTAGGGATTGGTGAAGTTTCTAAAATATCAATTGTCTTATATGCATGTACTTGGCCCGTTTTATTAAATACTATTTCTGCTGTAAAAAATGTGGATCCATTATTAATCAAATCAGCTTTCTCAATGAATATTTCTTCGTTTAAATTGTTTTACAAAGTTATTTTACCTGCGTCGGTCCCGACGATTTTTACTGGTATTCGTATGGCGGGGACGGGTGCGATTTTAGTATTGATTGCTGCTGAGATGATTGGTGCAAAAGCGGGACTTGGTTATTTTATTACGTATTCGCAATATAATTTCCTGATAGCTGAAATGTATGCGGGCATTATTACTATTGCATTATTAGGCTTATTGATTAACTATGGCCTCTCAGGTGCAGAGCGCTACTTCTCGCGATGGAAACAGTAA
- a CDS encoding ABC transporter ATP-binding protein — MEKIKFEHVSKNFLVRDENRKGAQREFTAIQGIDFSVKEGEFITLVGPSGCGKSTLLDLLTGLTNPTKGRILIDGREIRGPGLDRGIVFQQYALFPWKTARGNIEFGLEAKGIPKKEWQERTDYYLDLVGLKNYSDRYPHELSGGMKQRVAIARSLAFNPDVLLMDEPFAALDAQTRETLQTELLRIWKKTGKTIIFITHGIDEAVYLGERVVVLSANPGTVKKIIDIPLNNRLADADIKSNPAFVKARHEVWSLLHEPEYQGAHI, encoded by the coding sequence ATGGAAAAAATCAAGTTTGAACACGTCTCCAAAAACTTCTTAGTCCGAGATGAAAACAGAAAAGGGGCACAACGTGAGTTTACCGCTATTCAAGGCATTGACTTCTCAGTAAAGGAGGGTGAATTCATTACTTTAGTAGGGCCGAGCGGATGTGGAAAATCTACATTACTCGATTTGTTGACAGGTTTAACGAATCCGACAAAAGGCAGGATTCTTATTGATGGTCGTGAAATTAGGGGACCAGGACTGGACCGTGGGATTGTCTTTCAACAGTATGCATTATTTCCATGGAAAACTGCACGCGGCAACATTGAATTTGGGTTAGAAGCGAAAGGCATTCCGAAAAAGGAGTGGCAAGAAAGAACCGACTATTATTTGGACCTAGTAGGCTTGAAAAACTATTCTGATCGCTATCCGCATGAATTATCAGGGGGGATGAAGCAGCGTGTAGCAATTGCGCGGAGTTTAGCATTCAATCCAGATGTATTATTAATGGACGAACCATTTGCCGCATTAGATGCGCAAACTCGTGAAACATTACAAACGGAATTATTGCGCATTTGGAAGAAGACAGGTAAGACAATTATTTTCATTACCCATGGAATTGATGAGGCCGTGTACTTAGGAGAACGGGTTGTTGTTCTTTCAGCCAATCCAGGTACTGTCAAAAAGATTATAGATATTCCATTGAACAATCGTTTAGCAGACGCAGATATTAAATCAAACCCTGCATTCGTAAAAGCGAGGCATGAGGTATGGAGTTTATTGCATGAACCGGAATATCAAGGCGCACACATTTAA
- a CDS encoding aldo/keto reductase, with the protein MDYNLFGNSDLNVSKYALGTVMFSTNGLVEAGAMDQTTANYMVDYALDQGINHFDTANMYAKGDAEVIFGKAIRDKRQDMIISSKKGFQLIDKPTDTGALINVDSSIDALLKRLGTDYIDLYYVHCWDGQVDVSETVQEMNELIKKGKIRHWGVSDYNGWALAKTHTWAVENNMIPPIAQQIYYTPESREAEYEILPAGKELGIANSIRSPLGEGLLTGKFTRNKMFEPGTRQGNGWPETYIKNPDLFYNLIDLLQDVASKHKATVPQIVLAWLRDRPNVDSIILSARTKEQLHENIASYNLKLTNEDISQINDLTALEPIYPSWHRAMNTLDRASNAEKVYLDEYIKLMDRKNQTGL; encoded by the coding sequence ATGGATTATAATTTATTCGGCAATTCAGATTTGAATGTTTCTAAATATGCTTTGGGTACCGTGATGTTCAGTACAAATGGCCTTGTGGAAGCGGGTGCCATGGATCAGACAACCGCAAATTATATGGTGGATTATGCACTGGATCAAGGCATCAATCATTTTGATACAGCGAATATGTACGCAAAAGGTGATGCAGAAGTTATTTTTGGCAAAGCGATAAGAGATAAACGCCAGGATATGATCATCAGCAGTAAAAAAGGATTTCAGCTGATCGATAAACCAACCGATACGGGAGCTTTAATTAATGTTGATTCATCGATAGATGCGCTATTAAAAAGACTAGGTACGGACTATATTGATCTATATTATGTACATTGTTGGGATGGTCAAGTAGACGTTAGTGAAACGGTCCAAGAGATGAATGAATTAATTAAAAAAGGGAAAATTCGTCATTGGGGAGTATCCGATTACAACGGCTGGGCGCTTGCGAAGACACATACGTGGGCTGTAGAAAACAATATGATACCGCCAATTGCACAGCAAATCTATTACACACCGGAATCTCGTGAAGCAGAGTACGAAATTTTGCCGGCCGGTAAAGAATTGGGCATTGCCAATAGTATTAGGTCCCCACTTGGTGAGGGGCTGCTTACTGGTAAATTTACAAGAAACAAAATGTTCGAACCAGGTACAAGACAAGGGAATGGCTGGCCGGAAACATATATTAAAAATCCGGATTTGTTTTATAATCTAATTGATTTATTGCAAGATGTTGCGTCTAAACATAAAGCGACAGTCCCGCAAATTGTTCTTGCATGGTTACGTGATCGACCAAATGTAGATTCAATTATCTTGTCTGCAAGAACTAAAGAACAGTTGCATGAGAATATTGCATCCTATAATTTAAAATTAACAAACGAAGATATTTCACAAATTAATGACCTGACAGCACTGGAACCTATTTATCCATCATGGCACCGCGCTATGAATACATTGGATAGAGCTTCAAATGCAGAAAAGGTCTATTTAGATGAATACATTAAGTTGATGGATAGAAAAAATCAGACAGGCTTATAA
- a CDS encoding nucleoside-diphosphate sugar epimerase, whose product MSIPFAVKTNRRKEVFEMSKKKEIKKLKDHAFADLCLIEKEFQQIVKNTSNKSGAFKWVELLSDYELEEFYGRRRDRKYATLTVELYSLTEQLLKDIYKVYFNHKYKNKSDINIILDLERKLGDHLTFKNNTKLLANLRSCIVHEEFSLKSARKKINIKKKNRILFKQLMKDVDLYIENIALK is encoded by the coding sequence ATGAGCATCCCCTTTGCAGTTAAAACCAATCGTCGGAAGGAAGTGTTTGAGATGAGTAAAAAGAAAGAAATCAAAAAATTAAAAGATCATGCATTTGCTGATCTTTGTTTAATCGAAAAAGAATTTCAGCAAATCGTAAAAAATACTTCGAATAAATCAGGTGCTTTTAAATGGGTGGAGCTATTGAGCGATTATGAGTTGGAAGAATTTTATGGACGCCGCAGGGACCGAAAATATGCAACGCTCACAGTTGAGTTGTATTCATTAACTGAACAACTGCTTAAAGACATTTATAAAGTTTACTTTAATCATAAATATAAAAATAAGTCGGACATTAATATCATTCTTGATTTAGAGAGGAAATTGGGTGATCACTTAACTTTTAAAAATAATACTAAGTTATTGGCGAACCTGAGAAGTTGTATCGTTCATGAAGAATTCTCTTTAAAGTCTGCAAGAAAAAAAATAAATATAAAAAAGAAAAATAGAATTTTATTCAAACAATTGATGAAAGATGTTGATTTGTATATCGAAAATATCGCATTGAAATAA
- a CDS encoding YfcE family phosphodiesterase: MKLLIMSDTHGDEEIIERVKGYHPDAHKVIHCGDSELPYAHPALQGVERVKGNCDHDHNYLEEMLFQVNGDRVYVTHGHLYDVKNSPMKLIYRAKEVGAQIVCFGHSHVLGAEYIDDILFINPGSLLKPRRIEEKSFVTLTITSTHFTLQCYDDNNNLIDELFYER; this comes from the coding sequence ATGAAGCTATTGATTATGAGTGATACACATGGTGACGAGGAAATCATTGAACGTGTAAAGGGCTACCATCCAGATGCGCATAAAGTGATCCATTGTGGTGATAGTGAATTACCGTATGCACATCCTGCTCTGCAAGGAGTAGAGCGTGTGAAAGGCAACTGTGATCATGACCATAACTATTTAGAGGAGATGCTGTTTCAGGTAAATGGAGACCGTGTGTATGTGACGCACGGGCATTTATACGATGTGAAAAACTCTCCGATGAAACTGATTTACCGCGCAAAGGAAGTCGGCGCACAAATCGTATGTTTTGGTCATTCACATGTACTTGGTGCAGAATATATTGACGACATTTTATTTATCAATCCGGGCAGCTTACTGAAGCCACGACGGATAGAAGAAAAGTCGTTTGTTACCCTGACAATAACTTCCACACATTTTACATTACAATGCTATGACGATAATAATAATTTGATCGATGAATTGTTTTATGAGCGTTAA